The DNA segment CGATTACTTTCAACAACTTCCACATTGTCCAAATGAATGTTTCCATTTTGAACGATTCTTAAAGCGATTTTGTCATCAATATCATCTACACTTAATCCTTTTTGTCCTTTTTCTACGATAAAACATTTTACTTTGTTGTCTTCCACATCTCTTGCATATACGGGAATCAAATCAGCTGAACTCGCTCCACCAATCCAACGTTTTTCACCATTGATGATCCATTTGTCCCCTTCACGACGTGCAGTAGTTGCTAATCCTGCAGCTGTATCAGATCCATGTTCAGGTTCAGTTAAAGCAAAACAAGTTTGTAATTCAAAGTTTTGTAACTTTGGCAACCATCTCATTTGTTGTTCTGGGCTGCCGCCTAATAAGAAGGAGAAGTATCCAAGTCCTGCATGTACTCCAAAGAAGGTTGCAATCGAAGCATCGAACTTGTACAAATCATATGCCAAGAATAAGAAATAAGTATTTCTCCACATAAATTGGTTCGGTTGATTTTCAAACAATGCAGGATCATTGATTAATCCAGTTTTTGCTACATGTTTAAATTCTTCAGTTGGAAATTCTCCTCTTTTCCAGTAATCATTGATGACTGGTTTCAAATGTTCGTTTACCGCTTTTCGGACACGTTGCAATACGACGATTTCCCCATCTGTTAAACTTTCTGAAAATTTCAAAATATCCTCTGGATACATTTCCTTCAATATTTGTTCTCTATTTTCCAATTTTGACACTGGTTCTCTTTTTTCCATTCTTAATACTTGTTCTCTATTTTCCATCATTTAACACTCCTTATTAGTTATTATATAAGCGCTTACATTCTTATTGTAATAGCCACTTTCCTATTTTTCTAATTACAATTTGTAATACCGAACATTACCTTTTTTAATGGAGTCTCTTAGAACACTGTCTTATCAAGGAATTTTCAAACAATATATAAAATTAAACTAAATCAATTAATTTTCTGAACACTTTTTTTCATACCAAAAAACATCAAAATTTTAGTTGTCATCCTTAACTTTCGGATAATAAACTATTTTTTTGATGCTTTACATTTTTTTATTTAGTTGATTACTTCTACTTCTGACATTTCATTCATAATTCGGATAATTTCTTTTTTGTCGGTTTTGCCTACTGAATTGTTTGGAAAAGCAGTTAAAAAAAGATACTGTTTTGGCGTTTTGTACCCTGCCAAATTTGCAGATGCATAGTGATCCAACTCCGCCACCTCTATTTTTTGTCCATCACAAATGATGGCTGCACCGACTGATTGTCCGTATACCGGATGTTCATACCCTACTACCACAGAGTCCTTTACTCCTGGAAGGTGATTCAATACCTTTTCTACTTCAGAAGGCAAAACATTTTCTCCACCAGTGATGATCATTTCTTTTTTTCGATCAACGATATAAAAAAGTCCGTTTTCATCCTTCTTGGCCAAGTCGCCTGTTCTCACATAGTCGTCTTGAAAGGCTTTTCTCGTTTCTACTTCATTGTTCCAATACCCAGCAAAAGTATGTTGACCGGCTAGCAACAACTCGCCAACTTGTCCTTGCTCTACTTCCTCACCATTATCATCTACTATTTTTGCTTCAACAAAAAAACTCGGATAACCGATGCTGAACGGATGTTTTAAAGCAGATTCGCCCGTTAGTTTAAAATTATTTGGACCCGCCTCTGTCAGTCCGTATGAATTGATTAGTGGTAGTTTTTCTCTCACAAAATAGTTGACCACTTCTTTTAAAGGCGGAGAACCTCCAGCCACAAATGTGTTCACACTTTCTAAGTTACCTTTGCTAAAATTTTTTGCACGGATCAGCCCATAATACATCGTTGGAACCATAAACAACATAGTAGGCTTGTATCGTTTGATCATCTCATTTGCATTTTCTCCGTCAAAAAATCGATCAATGATGATTTTTCCGCCGATCAGCAATAATGGAATCACAATACCAGAAATACCCGCTATATGGAACATCGGAGCACTGGCTATTGTGATATCCTCATGCGAGATATTCCAACTCATGACCGTATTCATTGAATTGTTGATCATACCATTATGTGTAATGACAGCACCTTTTGGATGACCGGTCGTCCCAGTAGTATATATCAGCATAGCTGGCGACTCTAATTCAATGGATTCGGAATGAAATTCCTCATAATTTATATTTTCACAGATATCATTATATTTTTCGCTATCTACATCTAGCGATAACAATGTAACATCTATAAGAGACAAGCGTTCGCTGATTTGACTAGAATGCAAGATAACTTTGGGTTTAGCATCTTCCACTACTTTTTTAATTTCGATTGGTTTCAGACGCCAATTCAACGGAATAAAAATAGCACCCATCTTTATACTTGCAAGTAAAACATCAAAATAACTGATATCATTTGGAGAATATAGTGCGACTCTGTCTCCCTTTGTCACACCATTTTTCTTCAGATAATGTGCTAATTTTTCAGCACGTAAATTGACTTCTTTGTATGTCCATTCTCTATTTTTTAATGGGTCGACCAAAGCTGTCCTGTTAGGTGTTAATAACGACCGTACTTTTATCCAATCTAAATTCATTTCTATACCTCCACAAAATATCCAATTTTGTGTAAGCGCTTATATAAATATATTTTAGCAATAATTGTTTAATTTGTCTAATAGTATTTTACTTTCATCTCTCTCATCTACAAATTGATCTTCAATATCATTTATTAAAGTTAGTAAGCAGCTTATAAATTTTTGATTGATTTGGTATTAATAAAAGACAGCAAGAGCATTTTTGCTCTTGCTGTCTAAATAAGGTCTGTTTAACAACTTTTGTCGAGACTAAACGAAACACTCCACATCCTGTTTAGTTGAGCTGTGTTCGACAGGCTCTCGGAAAAAACGTAATCTCTACGAGGATGAACCATCCTCTGCGATATTCCTTGTTTTTCTGTCAAGTCTAAGCGGTGTGTTACACATCCTAATCAAATACGTGGGTATAGAATTCGGTTTCGCCTGCTTCTCGAGATAGAAATGCTTCAGTACCGTTTATTGATTTTATCGTAATCTCTATTGGTATATTAGGTATTAAATAAGAAGAAGCTTTTTCAGCGACATTTTGGGTAAACGCAATAATTTCACTTTCTCCATAAAATTGTGTGTTGATCGATACTTTCATATTCACAATTTGGTCATCCGTATAGAGTGCTTCAGCTGTGACACCACTTAAGTTTGGAAAGAAATTTTCAATTTCTGATTTAAAGTTTGAAAAGCTAGATAACTCAGTGCTTTCTTCTCCACTAGTTGGAAATACCACTTTCTTTTGATTGATAGGCTCCCAATTCTGTACTGTAGTTGCCCCATCTTGGCTTATTGCTTCTGAAATATACACACCACCAGCTAAATTATCTTTCGTGGATTGTTCAAAGATACCGACAACAATCGGAATATCCCCAACACCTTCCGTTTCCCGTAAGCGTTGCACAATTTTATCAGCCATTTTTTTACCTTCTGCTAGTAATTTTTCTCGCGAAATTTCTGTTTCAAATTCTGCGCCGAATTCTTTTTTTGTGTAATAATCTACAGTATTCATTGCTAAACCTATAGAAATCCCACCTAGTGCAAATCCATCATCTTTTTGTACCATATAATTTTGCTCCAACAATGAGTCTAAATAAATTGGATTCCGTTCATTTGGTTCAAGATTTCCATTGTCCTCTGGATTCAAACCTTCTGGATTCTCTTCACTCGCACGGGCCAACCATTTACTAGTGGTTTCAGCATTAATATATTGGCCTTCTTGAAAGTAGTAGGAATCTGGTGAAAAATGGCTTTGTGATAAGTCCATTAACCCAGTCTCAAATGCCTTTAAATTTACATTTGAGTTTAATCCTAACGTTACCCCTCTGTTTAAACTGGTTTTGTAAGTTCCATCTGTAATGATTGCACTGTAATAATCACCTGATAATTGGCTTGTTGTTTCAGTTTCTTCTCCAACAGACTCTGTTTCTTTTATATCCGGATCCTCTGTTTGGCAGGCACTTAAAAGAAATACACAGGCAGCCATTAAGGCAATTGCTTTTTTGTTCATTTACTTATTCCTCTCCTTCTAATGTTTCCAACAACTGATCTTCATCCCAGACAAGAATATTTAATGATTCAGCTTTTGCTAACTTGCTGCCGGCTTCTTCACCTGCAACGACCAAATCAGTTTTCTTAGAGACGCTCCCAGTCACATTTCCGCCAAGATTTTCAATACGTTCTTTAGCTTCTTCACGAGTAAAATGCGTCAATTTCCCCGTTAAAACAACTGTTTTCCCATTAAAATAAGAATCAACTGTTGCGACTTCTACTTTTTTCTTCCCTAAATAATTCATGTTGACCTGGCTGTTTTTTAATTCCTGAATCAGTTCATTCACTTCTGGTAAACTGAAATACGCGACGACACTTTCAGCGATAATTTCTCCGATACCCTCAATTGAAATAATCATGTCTTTTTCCGCTTGCTGCACAGCTTCCATTGTTTCAAAACGTTCTGCAATTAATTTAGCCGCTTTTGCGCCTACATGACGAATACCTAATCCAAAGAGCAGTCTTTCTAATGAATTGCTGCGACTTGCATCGATAGCATTTAGTAGATTATTAGCTGATTTTTCTTTAATTTTATCTAACGTAACCAGTTGATCAAACGTTAATGTATAAAGATCTGCTACATCGTGAACCATATCTTTTTCAAACATTTGCATTAATACTCTAATGCCTAATCCGTCAATATTCATCGCGTTTCGAGAAACAAAATGAGATAAGCCTTCCGTAATTTGAGCCGGACATTTAGGATTCATGCAGCGTAAAGCAACTTCTTCTTCCAAATGAATCAGATCGCTGTCACAAGCCGGACAGTGCGTAGGAATAGCATAAGGTTGGCTGTCTTCCGGTCGTTCATCCAAAATGACACGAGTGACTTCTGGAATGATATCTCCTGCTTTATGAACGACTACAGTGTCCAATAGGCGGATATCTCGTTCATGGATCAAATCTTCATTGTGCAGACTTGCTCGCTGAACCGTAGTGCCCGCTAATTGAACAGGATCCATAATAGCTGTTGGCGTCACAACTCCCGTTCGACCGACTGACCATTCAATATCGCGAATCACTGTATGAGCTTCTTCTGCCGGAAACTTATAGGCAATAGCCCATCTAGGAGCTTTAACGGTAAAACCAACTTCTTCTTGAACTGCAAACTCATTTACCTTGATCACGATACCATCGATTTCATAAGGCAAAGCAGTTCTTTTTTCTTGAAATTCTTGAGTGTATGCCCATACTTCTTCAATTGTTTGGAACACTCTGCGATCATGATTCGTTCGAAGTCCCAATTCATCTAATTGATGGAGTGCGTCTTCTTGGCTTACAGCTGTTAATTCACCAAAATCACCAATCGTGTATAAAAAAGTATTTAAATTTCGTTTAGCTGTTTCTTTTGGATCTAAATTACGCAACCCACCAGCTGCTGCGTTTCTTGGGTTTGCAAAGATTGCCTCCCCATTTTCTTCGCGTTCTTGATTCAATTTAATAAAGGAATCTTTGGGCATGTAACATTCCCCGCGCACTTCAATAGAATAAGGATTTTTCAAGCGTAACGGAACCGATTTAACGGTACGAATATTTTGAGTCACGTTCTCACCCACAGTTCCATCTCCACGTGTGGCTGCACGAACCAGCTTTCCTTTTTCATACGTTAACGATACGGCTAAACCATCAATTTTCAGCTCACAAATGTAGCTAAATGGTTGATCCGTTATTTTTTTGATACGACGATCAAAATCAAGTAGGTCTCCTTCGTTAAATGCATTTCCAAGACTTAACATAGGAACTTCATGAACCACTTTTTCAAAACCAGGCAGGATGGTTCCTCCAATGCGTTGTGTGGGAGAATCATTACTGATTAAGTCCGGAAATGCTTCTTCCAAAGCTACTAGTTCATTGTACAACTTGTCGTAATCCGTGTCAGGTATAGATGGAGCATCTTTCACATAATATTCATAGCTATATTTGTCTAATAATGACCGTACGTCGAATACCCGTTGCTTTGCAGATTCAAAATCTTGTGTGGACATGCCCTTAATTCCTTTCGTACTTTATATTTTTATAGGAAAACAGTAGTAGTCATTTAGTCACACTACGAATTAGACAAATAAATCTTAAAAGCAACTTATTTGTCCAGCTGAGAAGTTACGCATCCTGTTTTAGTTGAATTTCGCACACCAGACTTTCGGAAAAAATAGAATCTCTGCGAGGATGAAACATCCTCTACGAAATTCTTTGTTTTTCTTTCGAGCCTAAACGTCGTTTTCCGCACCTTGTAGTTGAGCTACGAGCCCCAGACACTGTGTAAAAAAAGATGAATCCCTCCGAAGATGAAACATCTTCTCTGTGATTCCCTGTTTTTACTGTTTGTCTTTCAGGGTCTCTACGCATCCTGTTTTTCGATTGGAGCGAAGGCTGCTAGTAGGCGTTTGATTCCTTGTTCTTTAAAGGCTATATCAAGTTGGAGGTCATTTGCTGCACCGGTAACTTTGACTACTGTCCCAAGACCCCATTTTTTATGAACGGCTTTATCGCCAACATTCCAACCTAATTTGTCAGCTCCGCTTGACGTTTTGCTTGTTACTGGAGCCTTATAAGGTTGACTAGCTGCTCTTGTTGCTTGATTGCGTTGCATAGGACTAGTTGTTGAACTGAATGTTGAACGGCTAAATGGTGTATTTAGATTCTGTTGATTTCCTAGTTCTAAGACTTCATCCGTGATTTCATTGATGAAGCGAGAAGCCGAATTGCTTTGTGTACGGCCATATAAAACCCTTGAATAAGCATTGGTAATATATAATTTTTTCTCTGCACGTGTGATTCCTACATAAGCTAGACGGCGTTCTTCTTCTAATTGATCTTCTTCCATCATCGAACGTGACAACGGAAAAATTCCTTCTTCCAATCCAATAAGGAAAACAATTGGGAACTCTAATCCTTTGGCTGCGTGAAGCGTCATTAAAGTTACTTCGCTTTGAGGTTCTTCTTCTAAATTGTCCAAATCAGAAACCAGTGCTAGATCCGTTAAAAACGTCAACAATGATTTATCTTCCGTATTTTCTTTTTCAAATTGTTGTGTTACCGTCAAAAATTCTTGAATATTTTCTAGTCGTGTTTCAGATTCAAGTGTGCGTTCTAATTCTAAAGATTTTTGGTAACCGCTACGTTTTAAAACTTCTTCGACTAATTCCGTCACCGGAACGTATTCTTGCATTTGACGCAAATCTTTCATCATGAAGCCAAATCCTTCAAGTTCACTAGCAGCTTTGCCGGAAATCGGTGTAATAGACACATTCAAAGCCGTTTCCAAAAGAGACCAGTCGTATTGATTGGAAGAAGTTCTAAGCTTTTCAATCGTTCCAGGACCAATCCCTCGTTTAGGTACATTGACCACTCGTTCAAAACTCATATTGTCATCAGGGTTAGCAATTAAACGCAGATACGCTAAAACGTCTCTGATTTCTTTACGGTCGTAGAACTTGTGACCACCAACCATTTTATAAGGAATATTTGATTTTAACAAGCTATCCTCAATAACACGAGACTGAGCATTTGTACGGTAAAGAACTGCAAAATCACCATAATTGTAATTATTTTCTTTCATTTCTTCTTGAATCTTAGAAATGACGTAACGTGATTCATCACCTTCAGATTGTCCACGATAATACGTGATTTTTTCACCATCATGATTATCTGTCCAAAGTTTTTTGACTTTACGTTTTGAGTTATTTCCGATCACATCATTGGCAGCTTGCAATATAAATTTAGTCGAACGGTAATTTTGTTCTAACAAAACAGTCGTTGCATCTGGATAATCTTTTTCAAAATTCAAGATATTTTCCATGTTGGCTCCGCGCCAGCCGTAGATACTTTGGTCAGCATCCCCAACAACACAGAGATTTTTAAATCTTTCAGCTAGCATGTTTACTAAAGTGTATTGTGCTTCATTTGTATCTTGGTATTCATCGACATGGATGTAGTGAAATTTATTTTGGTAATAATCCAGTGTTTCAGGACTTTCTTTGAATAATCGAATAGCCAACATAATCAAATCGTCAAAATCGACTGCTTGATTGCGACGCAATTCTCTTTGGTAATCATCGTAACAATCTGCCACTATTTTTTCAAAAAAGCTTCCAGCTCTTTTACGGTAGTCAACTGGTGTATCTAATTCATTTTTAGCATTGCTGATTTCTCCTAAGATAGCTCTTGGATTATACTTTTTAGGATCGATATTTCGTTCTTTTAGGATTCGTTTCATCAATGTTTGCTGTTCACTTGGATCGCTGATAGTAAATGCTTTAGTATAACCGATGCGATCGATGTCGCGACGTAAAATACGGACACACATTGAGTGAAAAGTAGAGACCCAAACATCGCTTCCCCCTTCTTTCATTAGACGGGTTACTCGTTCTTTCATTTCTTTAGCGGCTTTATTCGTAAATGTAATCGCCAAAATATTCCATGGATTAACGTTTTTTTCTTCGATCAAATAGGCAATACGGTGTGTTAAGACACGTGTTTTTCCGCTTCCTGCTCCAGCCATAATTAAAAGAGGTCCTTTTGTGCATACAACTGCATCTTTTTGTTTGGGATTCATCCCATTTAATAAGTCATCTCGTAATACCAATTTCTTTACATCCTCTCTTCTTATAACATCCTATTTCAGATTAAAAAATAGAATTTGGACTTCACCAGTCTAGCAAAAACTTTTAAAGTTTTGCATAATTTCTCAAGAATAATTTTACCACAAATAAAGCCTCTCCGAGTAGTAAATGAACAGTTTCAAATGAAGAAAGTAGAAAAGAAAAAAGACTCTTAAAAAAAGAATCTTTTTTCTTTCAACCTATTTTTTTAATTACAGTTGTTCCTAAATCCCCTGTATCGCGATCAGGCTAAGCTGATTGATCAAAATACGTACTTCTTTTCTAGCTAAAGCGTAATTATTCTGTTTCAAAAGAATCAAAATTTGATTAAAATGTTTTATTTTCGTTGGTTGGCTTATCTGCAGAAATCCTTGAATCTCTTTATTTGTTTGTCCATTGATACTCCGAAATGTATCCAAAAATAGAGACGTCGTATAAGTATTTTTAGCATAGTGATAAAAACTGGTCCAGTAATCAAATTCGATATCTGAAAAAACTTCGATTTCTTTTACATGGATCACCATTTTCAATTGATCGATTATTGTTTCCAATTCATCTGTATTAAATTGAATTTCTTTAATTTGTAAAAAATGCAGATAATCAATTAATAGGAGTTCCATAAACTCTAATCGTTCATGAAATCCTTGCAACGAAATCTGATTTTCACGAATTCGTATGCCTTTATTTTGTTCAATGACTATGTACCCTTCTTCTTCTAACCTCAGAAAAGCTTGTCGAATCGGAGTACGGCTAATACCCAACTTTTTAGACAATCCAATTTCTGTAATATGTGTTTGAGGTAACCATTGTTTGGTTAAAATTTGTTCCTTACTGTATTGGTAAGCTGCCTCTACTAATTTTTTTGGTTTAGACATTTTACTCACCTGCCTATTTTTTTGTTATCAATTTTTGTCTACACAGAAAAACTAGCCTTTTTATATTTTTTACGCCTGTACCAATTATAAGATTTATCTTACCTAACTTCAAGTCTACTTCTATACCTTTATGTATTCAAGCCATTCTGACTGTTTAAGATAAAATTTACTTAACCACTACCAAATATTTACATAGAATTTATACAAGGACGATATAATGAATTTGTACCAAACAGAAACTATTTTCTTTACTTTTTTGATAATTGTAAAGATCCCCCCATCCTGAGGTCCGCTTTTTAAAGCGGACCTTCAATAGTTGAAGACCACATAAAAGGCAAATTTCTTTTGTCTTTTTTTATTTTATTTTCTCTTCAATTGTTAAAGCAGTCTGTTTAGGCCATTTCAGTCCTCCAATGAATGTTGAACTCAATATTAATAACCCACCAAAGATTTGAATACCGCTCATTGCTTCTCCTAAGAAAAGTGCTGACATCACTACTGCAGCAACTGGGTCAATGTAACTCAACAGAGCAACCGTTTGACTCTTTAATTTTTGCATCGCTGAAAAATACAATACATACGCTAATCCGGTATGTACGATCCCTAAAATGATAAGATAAGGAATTGACGTGATCGTTATCCCTACTACATCGAAACCTTGTGTAAAGAAGACATAAGGAGCGAGTACCACAGAAGCAACCATTAGTTGAATCATTGTGCTTTCTAAACTAGTCAAATCTTTTATAAATTTATTTAACATCATGACACTTGCATATAAAATAGCTGCTCCTAAGCCATAAAAGATTCCAACCGAATGAGTGTGACCCATACTTGATTGATTGTTTGTCCCTACGACTAAAAACATGCCAACCATAGCCAACAGAATGCTCCCTGCTTTATTCAGCATCCATTTTTCTTTCAGTAAAAAAGGAGAAACAACCATCACGATTACCGGGGCAAAATAATAGCTCAACGTAGCATTTGAAATCGTTGTATAGTTATAAGCTTCAAATAATAAAATCCAGTTTAAGCCTATAGCTGTTCCAGAAAAAAATAGCACGACTGCATTCTTTTTTAATAACCCATACGAAACCTTATTTCTCTTAAAAAGCATGAAAACCAACAAGAATAAGCTACCTAATACTCCACGATAAAGAGCAATTTCACTTGAAGTCAGTTCAATATTTTTGACCATCAACCCAATTGATCCAAATAGCAGCATCGCTATCACAACTTTTGCCTTTTCTATTCCCATTATCCACCCTCCTAAGTCTTCCTTTATCCGTTTTTACGTCGTCAATTCTCTTAAAAAAAGGTGTTAAAAAAAACATAGGAAAAATAAAGATTCCTATGCTTTTATACTTTAGTTAGTAGTCCATTGCTTTTAAATTTACATGAAGAGTTTTATTCACCTAGACCAACTCTGTGGAAAATTTCATCTACGTTTCTTAAATGATAGTTGTAATCAAAGGCATCATCAAGGTCTTTAGTAGTCAATATAGACATGATTTTTTCGTCTTGTTCAAGTAAAGGACGGAATAATACTTGTTCATCCCAAGCTATAGCTGTTTTTGGTTGGATCAAATCATATGCAGCTTCACGGCTCATGCCATTATCAATCAGTTTAAGCAATACACGTTGGCTATAAATCAATCCAAACGTTGCGTTCATATTGCGTTTCATGTTTTCTGGGAAAACAGTTAATTTTTCAACAATCGTTCCAAAACGATTTAACATGTAATTTAATAAGATAGTTGAATCTGGAAGAATAATACGTTCAGCAGATGAATGAGAAATATCGCGTTCATGCCATAAAGCAACATTTTCGTATGCTGTTACCATGTGACCTCTGATGACACGTGCTAGCCCCGTTACATTTTCAGAACCAATAGGATTGCGTTTATGCGGCATAGCTGATGATCCTTTTTGGCCTTTTGCAAAAAACTCTTCAACTTCACGCGTTTCGGATTTTTGCAGTCCACGAATCTCTGTAGCAAATTTTTCAATACTGGTAGCAATTAAAGACATTGTAGCTACATATTCAGCATGTAAATCACGTGGCAGAACTTGAGTTGAAATTTCTTGTGCTCTCGTTCCTAGATTTTCACAGACATACTTTTCAACAAAAGTTGGAACGTTGGCAAATGTTCCAACTGCTCCACTTATTTTCCCAGCTTCGACACCCTTTGCTGCATGTTCAAAACGCTCAATGTTGCGTTTCATTTCTGAATACCAAAGAGCTAATTTCAACCCAAAGGTAGTCGGTTCAGCATGCACGCCATGAGTACGGCCCATCATAACAGTATATTTATGTTCTTTAGCTTTTTCACCAATTATTTCTAAAAACTTTTGTAAATCTTGACGCAACACATCATTTACTTGTTTCAATTGGTACCCATAAGCAGTATCAACAACATCGGTACTTGTTAATCCATAATGGACCCACTTGCGTTCTTCTCCTAATGATTCAGAAACTGCGCGTGTAAAAGCCACCACGTCATGTCTGGTTTCTTTTTCGATTTCTAAAATACGCTCAACTTCAAACGAAGCATTTGCACGAATCTTCTGCACATCTTCTTTAGGGATTTCTCCTAATTCAACCCAAGCTTCAGCAGCCAATATTTCGACCTCTAACCAAGTGTTGTAACGATTCTCATCGGACCAAATGGCCGCCATTTCAGGTCTTGTGTAACGTTCTATCATAATTATCTTAACTCCCTATTTCCAGATTCCTGTATCCGCAATTGTGGACAGTGTTTTTTCGATATTTTTTGTTGCTACTGTAATATGACCTATCTTTTGCCCTTTTTCTGGGTTTTCTTTGCCATAATAATAAAAGTTCCAATCCGGTTTTAATTGGATTTGGACCTTTGCTGCTGCTTCATGCTCACTTAAAATAGTCACCATGACTGCTGGAGTAATCAGCTCAATTTCCGGTAAAGGCCAACCACAAATTGCACGAATATGCGCATCATATTGAGACATAGAACAGGCTTCAATACTGTAGTTTCCTGAGTGATGAGGTCTTGGAATCACT comes from the Carnobacterium sp. 17-4 genome and includes:
- the fadE gene encoding acyl-CoA dehydrogenase FadE, with amino-acid sequence MENREQILKEMYPEDILKFSESLTDGEIVVLQRVRKAVNEHLKPVINDYWKRGEFPTEEFKHVAKTGLINDPALFENQPNQFMWRNTYFLFLAYDLYKFDASIATFFGVHAGLGYFSFLLGGSPEQQMRWLPKLQNFELQTCFALTEPEHGSDTAAGLATTARREGDKWIINGEKRWIGGASSADLIPVYARDVEDNKVKCFIVEKGQKGLSVDDIDDKIALRIVQNGNIHLDNVEVVESNRLQNINGFKDVAKVLYATRAGVAYAGAGMMAGSLEAALEYTTNRVQFGKPIASFQLVQEKLARMQGNAVNALALSARLAELQERGEFSEINASLAKMNNSLRLRETVALGREVCGGNGITLERNVARFFCDAEAIYSYEGTHEMNALIMGRKLTGISAFV
- the fadD gene encoding long-chain-fatty-acid--CoA ligase FadD, encoding MNLDWIKVRSLLTPNRTALVDPLKNREWTYKEVNLRAEKLAHYLKKNGVTKGDRVALYSPNDISYFDVLLASIKMGAIFIPLNWRLKPIEIKKVVEDAKPKVILHSSQISERLSLIDVTLLSLDVDSEKYNDICENINYEEFHSESIELESPAMLIYTTGTTGHPKGAVITHNGMINNSMNTVMSWNISHEDITIASAPMFHIAGISGIVIPLLLIGGKIIIDRFFDGENANEMIKRYKPTMLFMVPTMYYGLIRAKNFSKGNLESVNTFVAGGSPPLKEVVNYFVREKLPLINSYGLTEAGPNNFKLTGESALKHPFSIGYPSFFVEAKIVDDNGEEVEQGQVGELLLAGQHTFAGYWNNEVETRKAFQDDYVRTGDLAKKDENGLFYIVDRKKEMIITGGENVLPSEVEKVLNHLPGVKDSVVVGYEHPVYGQSVGAAIICDGQKIEVAELDHYASANLAGYKTPKQYLFLTAFPNNSVGKTDKKEIIRIMNEMSEVEVIN
- a CDS encoding CamS family sex pheromone protein, whose translation is MNKKAIALMAACVFLLSACQTEDPDIKETESVGEETETTSQLSGDYYSAIITDGTYKTSLNRGVTLGLNSNVNLKAFETGLMDLSQSHFSPDSYYFQEGQYINAETTSKWLARASEENPEGLNPEDNGNLEPNERNPIYLDSLLEQNYMVQKDDGFALGGISIGLAMNTVDYYTKKEFGAEFETEISREKLLAEGKKMADKIVQRLRETEGVGDIPIVVGIFEQSTKDNLAGGVYISEAISQDGATTVQNWEPINQKKVVFPTSGEESTELSSFSNFKSEIENFFPNLSGVTAEALYTDDQIVNMKVSINTQFYGESEIIAFTQNVAEKASSYLIPNIPIEITIKSINGTEAFLSREAGETEFYTHVFD
- the ligA gene encoding NAD-dependent DNA ligase LigA; the encoded protein is MSTQDFESAKQRVFDVRSLLDKYSYEYYVKDAPSIPDTDYDKLYNELVALEEAFPDLISNDSPTQRIGGTILPGFEKVVHEVPMLSLGNAFNEGDLLDFDRRIKKITDQPFSYICELKIDGLAVSLTYEKGKLVRAATRGDGTVGENVTQNIRTVKSVPLRLKNPYSIEVRGECYMPKDSFIKLNQEREENGEAIFANPRNAAAGGLRNLDPKETAKRNLNTFLYTIGDFGELTAVSQEDALHQLDELGLRTNHDRRVFQTIEEVWAYTQEFQEKRTALPYEIDGIVIKVNEFAVQEEVGFTVKAPRWAIAYKFPAEEAHTVIRDIEWSVGRTGVVTPTAIMDPVQLAGTTVQRASLHNEDLIHERDIRLLDTVVVHKAGDIIPEVTRVILDERPEDSQPYAIPTHCPACDSDLIHLEEEVALRCMNPKCPAQITEGLSHFVSRNAMNIDGLGIRVLMQMFEKDMVHDVADLYTLTFDQLVTLDKIKEKSANNLLNAIDASRSNSLERLLFGLGIRHVGAKAAKLIAERFETMEAVQQAEKDMIISIEGIGEIIAESVVAYFSLPEVNELIQELKNSQVNMNYLGKKKVEVATVDSYFNGKTVVLTGKLTHFTREEAKERIENLGGNVTGSVSKKTDLVVAGEEAGSKLAKAESLNILVWDEDQLLETLEGEE
- the pcrA gene encoding DNA helicase PcrA produces the protein MVLRDDLLNGMNPKQKDAVVCTKGPLLIMAGAGSGKTRVLTHRIAYLIEEKNVNPWNILAITFTNKAAKEMKERVTRLMKEGGSDVWVSTFHSMCVRILRRDIDRIGYTKAFTISDPSEQQTLMKRILKERNIDPKKYNPRAILGEISNAKNELDTPVDYRKRAGSFFEKIVADCYDDYQRELRRNQAVDFDDLIMLAIRLFKESPETLDYYQNKFHYIHVDEYQDTNEAQYTLVNMLAERFKNLCVVGDADQSIYGWRGANMENILNFEKDYPDATTVLLEQNYRSTKFILQAANDVIGNNSKRKVKKLWTDNHDGEKITYYRGQSEGDESRYVISKIQEEMKENNYNYGDFAVLYRTNAQSRVIEDSLLKSNIPYKMVGGHKFYDRKEIRDVLAYLRLIANPDDNMSFERVVNVPKRGIGPGTIEKLRTSSNQYDWSLLETALNVSITPISGKAASELEGFGFMMKDLRQMQEYVPVTELVEEVLKRSGYQKSLELERTLESETRLENIQEFLTVTQQFEKENTEDKSLLTFLTDLALVSDLDNLEEEPQSEVTLMTLHAAKGLEFPIVFLIGLEEGIFPLSRSMMEEDQLEEERRLAYVGITRAEKKLYITNAYSRVLYGRTQSNSASRFINEITDEVLELGNQQNLNTPFSRSTFSSTTSPMQRNQATRAASQPYKAPVTSKTSSGADKLGWNVGDKAVHKKWGLGTVVKVTGAANDLQLDIAFKEQGIKRLLAAFAPIEKQDA
- a CDS encoding GntR family transcriptional regulator; this translates as MSKPKKLVEAAYQYSKEQILTKQWLPQTHITEIGLSKKLGISRTPIRQAFLRLEEEGYIVIEQNKGIRIRENQISLQGFHERLEFMELLLIDYLHFLQIKEIQFNTDELETIIDQLKMVIHVKEIEVFSDIEFDYWTSFYHYAKNTYTTSLFLDTFRSINGQTNKEIQGFLQISQPTKIKHFNQILILLKQNNYALARKEVRILINQLSLIAIQGI